The Ziziphus jujuba cultivar Dongzao chromosome 7, ASM3175591v1 genome includes a region encoding these proteins:
- the LOC107424975 gene encoding transcription factor bHLH18-like — MDDFYLPDEDELGTELMVAAFVEDLHQTISNSESNTSYSTPPLVSQSINNDNTTTSYTSMEFHQRPPTNQLNLNNNDQTSSVLDYKTNSEPLILSFGNSDLFNNVPDHHLHYKENIAIAGFSGDLSSSSPVFNYSNINSSNANQFHEDEIIFREWSKKISGGTTKPASQLRDHVLAERKRRENLNKLFIALSTVVPGLKKTDKSSVLGETIKYIKQLQEKEKKLEVQSAKKDIEQVVVVKKTKIIVDDEDENDCSNETSSDSKEEWLPQIEAKVSGNNVLLKLHCKKQKGVLAKALSEMDKYNLKVINTSAMPFGDLCLDITIIAQLLNNYNMNPKVLNSCKHAALH; from the exons ATGGACGACTTTTATTTGCCTGATGAAGATGAACTGGGTACAGAACTCATGGTTGCTGCATTTGTTGAAGATCTTCACCAAACAATCTCTAATTCAGAGAGCAACACATCTTATTCTACTCCACCATTGGTTTCTCAGAgcattaataatgataatactACCACAAGCTACACATCCATGGAATTTCATCAAAGACCACCCACCAACCAACTCAACCTTAATAATAATGACCAAACTTCATCAGTATTAGATTACAAAACTAATTCCGAACCGTTGATTCTTTCTTTTGGAAATTCAGATTTGTTTAACAACGTCCCTGATCATCACCTCCATTACAAAGAGAACATAGCAATAGCAGGCTTTTCAGGAGACTTGAGCTCCTCATCTCCTGTCTTCAACTATTCAAATATCAATTCATCAAATGCAAATCAATTCCATGAAGATGAAATCATATTTAGGGAATGGAGTAAGAAGATAAGTGGCGGTACGACAAAGCCTGCATCTCAGTTGCGAGACCATGTTCTTGCAGAGAGAAAACGGAGAGAGAATCTCAACAAGTTGTTTATAGCTCTTTCCACCGTTGTTCCTGGCCTTAAAaag ACAGACAAATCCTCGGTTCTTGGAGAGACTATAAAGTACATAAAACAGctgcaagaaaaagaaaagaaacttgAGGTGCAAAGTGCGAAGAAAGATATTGAACAAGTGGTCGTAGTTAAGAAAACAAAGATCATagttgatgatgaagatgaaaatGATTGCTCCAACGAGACCTCAAGCGACTCAAAGGAAGAGTGGCTGCCACAAATCGAAGCTAAAGTGTCCGGAAACAATGTCCTTCTTAAACTCCATTGCAAGAAACAAAAAGGAGTTTTGGCAAAAGCCCTATCGGAGATGGACAAGTATAACTTGAAGGTCATCAACACTAGCGCCATGCCATTCGGGGATTTGTGTTTGGATATTACCATTATTGCtcag CTTTTGAACAATTATAACATGAATCCGAAGGTTCTCAACTCATGTAAGCATGCTGCGCTTCATTAA